CATGCGCGGGCTCGACGAAGCCCATACGCGCGAGGAGAACAAGGCGAACCGGCTCGCCCGCCCGATGGAGCGGCGCATTTTTCCCGAAGGCAAGGACGGCATCGGAAAAAAGGGCGGCGTTGCCTATGAGGACATGCGCTGGTCGCGGCTGAAGAACGGCGACCCCGCGACGATGTTTGAAATCGTCTCCGAACATGTCTTTCCCTTCCTGCGTGCTATGGCCGAGGACGGCACGGCGCATGCCGCACATATGAAGGGCGCGCGCTTCACCATTCCGACACCCGCGCTGCTCGCCAAAGTCGTCGATCTTCTGGCCGATATTCCGATGGAGGATCGCGACACCAAGGGCGACCTTTACGAATATATGCTGTCGAAGATCGCGAGCGCCGGCCAGAACGGCCAATTTCGCACGCCGCGCCACATCATTGCGCTCATGGTCGAGATGATGGCGCCGGGGCCGAAGGACATCATCTGCGATCCGGCTTGCGGCACTTGTGGCTTCCTGGTCGCGGCCGGCCAATATTTGCGCGACAATCATCAAAAGCTGTTTCACGAGGCTGAAAGCCGCGAGCATTTCCACGAGGAAATGTTTCATGGCTTCGATTTCGATAATACGATGCTGCGCATCGGCTCGATGAACATGACCCTCCACGGCGTCGACAATCCCGACATCCGCTACAAGGATTCCTTGGCGCAGGAACATGCGGGCGATGCCGACCGCTATAGCCTCGTGCTCGCCAATCCGCCCTTCGCCGGCTCGCTCGATTACGAGACAACGGCGAAGGATCTGATCGCCATCGTCAAGACCAAGAAGACCGAGCTTTTGTTCATGGCGCTGTTTTTGAAGCTGCTGAAGCCCGGCGGGCGCGCGGCAGTCATCGTGCCGGATGGCGTGCTGTTCGGCTCTTCCACAGCACACAAAGAAATCCGCCGCATGCTGGTCGAGGATCATCGGCTCGACGGGATCGTGAAGCTGCCATCCGGCGTGTTTCGGCCCTATGCCGGCGTCTCGACGGCGATCGTGCTTTTCACCAAGACCAATTCCGGCGGGACCGACGATGTCTGGTTCTATGATTGCCAGGCGGATGGATTTTCGCTGGACGATAAACGGAACGCACTCTTGCCGGCCGAGAAGATCGGCCCGACGCCGGGCACGCGCGAGGCCGGGCATTTCATCTCTCTGACGCTCAGCGAAGATGAGCACGCGAAGAACAATCTGCCGGACATTGCGGCACGTTGGAAAAAGCGCCATGGCGCGGAGCGCGAGCGTCCGCGCACGGCGCAGAGCTTTTGCGTGCCCAAGGCCGAGATCGCGGCGACGGGCTACGACCTTTCGATCAATCGCTACAAGGAAGTGGTGCATGAAGCGGCCGAACATCGGCCGCCGAAAGAGATCATCGCGGAACTGAAAGCGCTGGAGAAGGAGATCGCGGAAGGTCTAGATGAGTTAGAGGGGATGCTGTGAGCTTGCGCATGGCTCGGCTTGGCGAAGTCTGCGAAATAAATCCACGAATGCCCAAATCGCTCGCGGATGATCAGGCAATTTCGTTTCTTTCAATGGCTGGAATATCTGAGAATGGGCAGATCGACTTTGAAGAAAGGCGGTCCGCCCGCGAAGTGAAGAAAGGTTATACCTACTTCGAGCGCGGCGATGTCCTTCTAGCTAAAATCACTCCATGCTTCGAAAATGGAAAGGCGACACGAACTGGGTCTCTCAAAAATGAAGTAGGTTTTGGTTCAACCGAATTTCATGTGTTTCGTGCGTCTGAAGATGCGTTGCCAGACTACATTTTCCATGCAGTTTGGAATCCAGCTTTCCGGTCTGCGGGTTCAATGAACATGACCGGAAGCGCGGGACAAAAGCGGGTTCCCGTCGATTTTCTCAAGCGGTTCGAAATCCCACTCCCCCCGCTCGACGAGCAGCGGCGGATCGCGGCCATCCTTGACAAGGCGGATGCGTTGCGCCGCAAGCGCAAACGCGCCCTCGACCTCCTCGACAGCCTCACCCAATCGATCTTTCTGGAGATGTTTGGGGACCCCGTTTCTCCGAACCATCACCGGATAGAGGTGTTGGGCAACGTGCTCCTGAACATCGACAGCGGATGGAGTCCGATCTGCTTAGATCGAGCAACAGCTTCGGACGAGGCCGGCGTTCTGAAGCTAAGCGCTCTAAGCCGTTCGGGGTTTCTATCTGCTGAAAACAAAGCGCTTCCCAGTGATCTTGATCCCAAGGCTGGCACCGAAGTGGCAAGCGGCGATATCCTATTCTGCCGAAAAAACACCAGGGAGTTGGTTGGGGCGAGCGTCTACGTTTGGGAGACGAGACCTGGTCTTCACATGTCGGACCTTATCTTTCGGCTTGTTCCTAATGTGAACTGCGTTCACCCAATCTTTTTGCAAGCGCAGTTGAGCATGTCGAGTCAGCGCAGAAGAATATCCGATCTTGCGGGTGGCGCAGCCGGATCAATGCCGAATGTGTCAAAGGGAAAGTTGCGCGAGCTAAAAATCACTCTACCAGATTTATCCAGGCAGCTTGCATTCGCAGAGACGATGCGAAAACAACGCAAGTTAACCGCGATAGCCACTAGATCGTCGATAGCAGGCGAACACCTCTTCTCCTCCCTCCAATCCCGCGCCTTTTCGGGTCAACTCTAACCGGACGCACTCATGTCCAACTTCGCCTTCCTCGCCGCCGGATTTCCAAACTGGCGCGAGGCGATGGCCGAGACAGGACGGCAAACGTCATTTTCCTTGCCGTACGGTAACATTAACGGCACCATATGGATTGAGGAATATCGTACGGCTCGTCGGTGTCTAAATGCAGCCTCCGGGGAAGAATAAGCGCTTCAGAAGCCCTCATCCTGAGGAGGCTGCGTGGCAGCCGTCTCGAAGGATGAGGAGCTTTAGCGCGTAAGGCAGGCAGCAGGAGACAATAGGATGCCCCTGACAAAAAGTTTCCGTGAGACCGTGCAGGAGCGAGCGGCTGGCGACCCGGCGTTTCGCGAGGCCTTGTTCCAGGAGGCCGTGCAAGCGCTCCTCGCAGGCGATGCGGATGCCGGGCGTGCAGCCATGCGCGACTATATCAATGCCACACTCGGCTTCGAAAAGCTCGGCGCGGCGCTTGGCAGATCGCCCAAGAGCCTGATGCGCATGTTCGGATCAAGCGGCAATCCAACGGCGGAAAATCTGCTCGGCGTGATCGGCGCGCTGCAGGCAGAGACCGGTGTTCGTCTTGAAGTTCGTGCGGTGGCCGACGCAGCCTGACGAAAGTCTCTCTCCATGTCCAACTTCGCCTTCCTTGCCGCCGAATTTCCAAGCGTCCATGAGGCGGCTTTGGAGGCGGAGCGGCAGGCGGCGGTGTCGCCCACGGCTGCGGCTTTCTTTGCGGGCAAGGCCGTCGAAGTCGCGGTGAAATGGGCCTTTCGCACCGATCCCGACCTGAAGCTTCCCTATCAAGACAATATCGCCGCTTTGCTGCACGAGCCCTCCTTTCGCCGTGCGGCAGGCGAGGCCGTCTTCGCCAAGGCGAAATATATCAACAGCCTGCGCAATCGCGCCGTGCATGAAGAAAAGACGATCCGCCCCGGCGATGCCCTCGGCGCGGTGAAGGAGCTGTTCCACGTCTGCTTCTGGCTCGCCCGCACTTATGCGCGCCAAGCCAAGCCGGCCGATGGATTGGCTTTCGATCCGTCCGCTCTGTCGCGCCGCGACGATGTGCTGAAAAAGACCTTCGCCTATGTGAAGGCGCAGCAGGCCGAGCTCGATGCCAAGAACGGCGAACTGGCAAAACTCCTCGCCGATAAACAGACGCTCGACGATCAATTGAAGCAGCTGCGCGCTGAGGTCGCCACTGCCCGCAGGACCAGCGCGGCGCAGCCGGACCAGCACGACTATAATGAAGCCGAGACGCGCGACCGCTATATCGATCTTCTGTTGCGCGAGGCCGGCTGGACGCTCGACCGGCCGGAGGACATCGAGTTTCGCGTCGAGGGCATGCCCAATAATGAAGGCATCGGCTTCGTCGACTATGTGCTCTGGGGTGCAGACGGCAAACCGCTCGGTCTCGTCGAGGCGAAACGCACGCGTGCCGATGCGCGCAAGGGTCAGCAGCAGGCGAAGCTCTATGCGGATTGCCTGGAAGCGCGCTACGGCCAGCGGCCGGTGATCTTCTATTCCAATGGCTACGAGCATTGGATCTGGGACGATACGCGCTATCCGCCGCGCCAGATTGGCGGCTTCTACAAGCGCGATGAATTGGAGCTTTTGATCCAGCGCCGCACGAGCCGCAAAAGGCTTGCAGAAACGCGGATCAACACGGCCATTGCTGGGCACAAGCGGCCCTATCAGCAGCGCGCCATCCGCGCGATCGCGAAAAGCTTCGAGGAGGATGGCCTGCGCAAGGCGCTGCTTGTCATGGCAACCGGCTCCGGCAAGACGCGCACGGTGATCGCGTTGGTCGATCTTTTGATGCGGGCGGGCTGGGTGAAGCGCGTGCTGTTCCTTGCCGACCGTATCGCGCTGGTGAATCAGGCGACCGGCGCCTTCAAGGCGCATCTGCCGGATTGCGCGCCGGTGAACCTCGTTACCGAGCGATTGAGCGAAGGCCGCGTCTTCCTTTCCACCTATCCGACGATGATGAATTTGATCGACGGCAGGCAGGACGGAAAGGCGAAGTTCGGGCCGGGCCATTTTGACCTCATCGTCATCGACGAGGCGCATCGCTCTGTCTATCAGCGGTTTCGGGCGATCTTCGACT
The window above is part of the Methylovirgula sp. HY1 genome. Proteins encoded here:
- a CDS encoding class I SAM-dependent DNA methyltransferase; this translates as MLTGELRSKIDAVWNAFWAGGIANPLEVIEQITYLLFMRGLDEAHTREENKANRLARPMERRIFPEGKDGIGKKGGVAYEDMRWSRLKNGDPATMFEIVSEHVFPFLRAMAEDGTAHAAHMKGARFTIPTPALLAKVVDLLADIPMEDRDTKGDLYEYMLSKIASAGQNGQFRTPRHIIALMVEMMAPGPKDIICDPACGTCGFLVAAGQYLRDNHQKLFHEAESREHFHEEMFHGFDFDNTMLRIGSMNMTLHGVDNPDIRYKDSLAQEHAGDADRYSLVLANPPFAGSLDYETTAKDLIAIVKTKKTELLFMALFLKLLKPGGRAAVIVPDGVLFGSSTAHKEIRRMLVEDHRLDGIVKLPSGVFRPYAGVSTAIVLFTKTNSGGTDDVWFYDCQADGFSLDDKRNALLPAEKIGPTPGTREAGHFISLTLSEDEHAKNNLPDIAARWKKRHGAERERPRTAQSFCVPKAEIAATGYDLSINRYKEVVHEAAEHRPPKEIIAELKALEKEIAEGLDELEGML
- a CDS encoding restriction endonuclease subunit S, which translates into the protein MPKSLADDQAISFLSMAGISENGQIDFEERRSAREVKKGYTYFERGDVLLAKITPCFENGKATRTGSLKNEVGFGSTEFHVFRASEDALPDYIFHAVWNPAFRSAGSMNMTGSAGQKRVPVDFLKRFEIPLPPLDEQRRIAAILDKADALRRKRKRALDLLDSLTQSIFLEMFGDPVSPNHHRIEVLGNVLLNIDSGWSPICLDRATASDEAGVLKLSALSRSGFLSAENKALPSDLDPKAGTEVASGDILFCRKNTRELVGASVYVWETRPGLHMSDLIFRLVPNVNCVHPIFLQAQLSMSSQRRRISDLAGGAAGSMPNVSKGKLRELKITLPDLSRQLAFAETMRKQRKLTAIATRSSIAGEHLFSSLQSRAFSGQL
- a CDS encoding transcriptional regulator, yielding MPLTKSFRETVQERAAGDPAFREALFQEAVQALLAGDADAGRAAMRDYINATLGFEKLGAALGRSPKSLMRMFGSSGNPTAENLLGVIGALQAETGVRLEVRAVADAA